A single window of Leptolyngbya sp. CCY15150 DNA harbors:
- a CDS encoding HEAT repeat domain-containing protein: MTFELFLITMIGLPLQLEGKAASTHQLARQAYTCTEADLEDLTDRWRASYLPAARALRTCGDPAVPGLIEVMTDETVDLNIRQLSARLLAQIGSEEAIIALLDATSDETLQTSIHRAFRVLNRDSSSVVPLLADALGSPEISRAAAAAKGLAHIASEDAINALLEALREEASQDAAFIGLGEINSNSSSAVDVLIAALRDESEIIQVGAAYGLAEIGTNAEAAIPELAELLRVSEEEYLHPDEGSEARGMAAYALGKINPLHEEALKALGITVSLGEPAVIGTADYYPELKEEVKEIAAEALDEIDNILFLLDWNRESYIWHMIALIHQPSSELTTTFNEVLSEEEINSEIQLNAIQFIGVYPTSFMPMNNEQDLFLDLFDNLLTIVENQNVDVETKYYGVHTIFEIMNQQQGSYVVHESVVLRLAEIAKNEGEDIEIRQGAVNAINVLLYGGNYHNSPELQYVVEALVEIAEGSRLYSLWREDYEQLQSQGMIDWNDIGAVAMIALLYSTDWSFCSNLSFPYLLCEENRASPAGVFLSQLEQTNPELFEALRQNARLPFSPYEGPSFAEAPFLAASVIRHQRNNQPAICRYGIAQRLVPRCR; this comes from the coding sequence ATGACTTTTGAGTTGTTTCTGATCACCATGATAGGTTTGCCGCTCCAACTCGAAGGCAAGGCGGCTTCTACACATCAATTGGCTCGGCAAGCCTACACCTGCACTGAAGCAGACCTTGAAGACCTGACTGATCGCTGGCGAGCATCTTATTTACCTGCTGCTAGAGCATTAAGGACTTGTGGTGATCCGGCTGTACCAGGGCTAATTGAGGTGATGACGGATGAAACAGTGGACTTAAATATCCGTCAGCTTTCGGCTCGATTGCTGGCTCAAATTGGTTCAGAAGAGGCCATTATTGCTTTGCTTGATGCAACCAGTGATGAGACACTGCAGACAAGTATCCATCGAGCCTTTAGGGTACTTAATAGAGATTCATCGTCGGTTGTGCCTCTACTGGCAGATGCCCTTGGGTCACCAGAAATATCCAGAGCTGCGGCAGCTGCAAAAGGATTGGCTCACATTGCCTCGGAAGACGCTATCAATGCTTTGCTAGAGGCACTTCGCGAAGAAGCCTCTCAAGACGCCGCTTTTATCGGACTTGGGGAAATCAATTCTAATTCCTCTTCTGCAGTTGATGTCTTAATTGCAGCCTTAAGGGATGAATCAGAAATCATTCAAGTGGGCGCAGCTTATGGCCTTGCAGAAATTGGGACTAACGCTGAGGCCGCAATTCCTGAACTAGCAGAATTATTGCGTGTAAGCGAAGAGGAATATCTTCACCCTGATGAAGGGAGTGAGGCGCGCGGTATGGCAGCCTATGCCCTTGGCAAAATAAACCCGCTTCATGAAGAGGCTTTGAAAGCTTTAGGTATAACCGTCAGTCTTGGTGAACCAGCAGTTATTGGGACTGCCGACTACTATCCAGAACTCAAAGAGGAAGTAAAAGAGATCGCGGCTGAAGCACTCGATGAAATAGACAACATTTTGTTTTTGCTGGACTGGAATAGGGAAAGTTATATATGGCACATGATTGCCCTTATCCATCAGCCGAGTTCTGAATTAACAACAACTTTCAATGAAGTTCTATCGGAAGAGGAAATTAATTCAGAAATCCAATTGAACGCCATTCAATTCATCGGAGTTTATCCTACTAGCTTCATGCCTATGAACAACGAGCAAGACTTATTTCTTGATCTCTTTGATAATCTATTAACCATTGTGGAAAATCAGAATGTGGATGTAGAGACGAAATACTATGGTGTCCACACCATTTTTGAAATTATGAATCAACAGCAAGGCTCTTATGTGGTTCATGAGTCAGTGGTTTTGCGACTAGCTGAAATAGCAAAGAATGAGGGAGAGGATATTGAAATTAGACAGGGCGCTGTAAATGCAATTAATGTATTGCTTTATGGGGGTAATTATCATAATTCTCCTGAATTGCAATATGTAGTAGAAGCACTGGTGGAGATAGCTGAAGGAAGTCGTTTATATAGCCTTTGGCGTGAAGACTACGAACAGCTTCAGAGCCAGGGAATGATTGACTGGAATGACATAGGCGCAGTTGCCATGATAGCTTTGTTGTATTCTACTGATTGGTCTTTTTGTTCTAATCTTTCATTTCCCTATCTTCTCTGTGAGGAAAATCGCGCCTCACCTGCGGGTGTTTTTCTAAGTCAGCTAGAACAGACAAATCCAGAATTGTTTGAAGCTTTACGCCAGAATGCCAGGTTGCCTTTCTCCCCTTATGA